Proteins encoded by one window of Winogradskyella sp. PG-2:
- a CDS encoding metalloprotease: protein MIRNLFISFVILVFSNLLWSQNEISIDAIVDVETKTIKVSQTVIYKNESSDILKEIYLNDWNNSFSTKNTPLAKRFEEEFSTKFHLAKSEQRGYTLVTSIKDKDNTSLEYENLKAHPDVIKVDLKTALRPQASYTLTLEYILVIPDASFTDYGYAKSKDFELKYWYITPAVYDGKWNYYSNKNLDDLFVPKSDITIKITHPLNYRATSELDFISSDSNSDKTLTTTLYGKDRVDTYLSLNKFPRYGFVQTDDLILISNINEKGLPGAQKAILTDKITRFLRDHLGEYPHKQLLVSNIEYNKNPLYGLNQLPDFLRPFPDEFQYELKLLKTSLKKYIDNILLLNPRKEHWLGEGLQIYFLAKYVEENYPDMKLLGTLANIWGIRAFHAADLDFNFQYFLYSMEVARKNRDQPLTTSKDSLIKFNANIAGKYKAGVGLNYLDQFADDMSLNESIREFLNSNSLKSVNISDFESFIKSKTSKDINWFFTDYVNTRKKIDFKIKAIETTEDSIKVTLKNKRENNMPISLFKLVNDSVTDQLWIEDIKDTKTISLPKDNTEKFVLDYDNVVPEFNQRDNHKSVNGSFINNKPLQFRLFKDIEDPDYNQIFFMPLVEFKNIYDGLTLGTKVYNKTILRKRLNYRFSPQYATKSKSLTGSASVFYTHNMEDQNLFDISYGVSASYRSFAEDAFFTRIRPSVSFTFRNDNDFRSDQLDRITARYVSIRRDIGENAIVEVDEPDYGVFNLRYTHSNPGIINFSRFATDFQVADNFSKLSLNYEFRKLTKSNRNINFRLFAGVFLDNNTNPNSNYFSFALDRPTDYLFDLNYLGRSEAAGIFSQQIIITEGGFKSMLETPFANQWMTTGNFSTSIWRYIQFYGDVGLVKNKFDSANFVYDSGIRLNLVEDYFEIYLPLYSNRGWEVAQPNYDERIRFMFTVDPQVLLGLFRRKWY from the coding sequence TTGATTAGAAACTTATTTATATCGTTTGTTATACTAGTTTTTAGTAATCTATTATGGTCTCAAAATGAAATTAGCATTGATGCCATTGTAGATGTTGAAACTAAAACTATTAAAGTCTCTCAAACTGTTATATATAAAAACGAATCATCAGATATTTTAAAGGAGATTTATTTAAACGATTGGAATAATAGTTTCTCTACTAAAAACACTCCACTCGCCAAACGTTTTGAAGAAGAATTTAGCACTAAATTTCACTTAGCTAAAAGTGAACAACGTGGTTATACACTTGTTACGTCTATAAAAGACAAAGACAATACGAGCTTAGAATATGAAAATTTAAAGGCGCATCCCGATGTCATAAAAGTAGATTTAAAAACGGCGTTACGGCCTCAAGCGTCTTACACTCTAACTTTAGAATATATTCTTGTTATTCCTGATGCTAGTTTTACAGATTATGGCTATGCTAAAAGCAAAGATTTTGAACTTAAATATTGGTATATCACTCCTGCGGTCTATGATGGAAAGTGGAATTATTACAGCAATAAAAACTTAGATGATTTATTTGTCCCTAAGTCAGATATCACCATAAAAATAACGCACCCTTTAAACTACAGAGCGACATCAGAATTAGATTTTATCTCATCAGATAGTAATAGTGATAAAACACTAACTACTACATTATACGGAAAAGACAGAGTTGACACCTATTTATCATTAAATAAATTCCCGCGATATGGATTTGTACAAACCGATGATTTAATTCTTATCTCCAACATTAATGAAAAGGGGCTTCCAGGTGCCCAAAAAGCCATATTAACCGATAAGATTACGCGTTTTTTAAGAGATCACTTGGGTGAATATCCTCATAAACAATTATTAGTATCTAATATTGAATACAATAAAAACCCATTGTATGGTCTAAATCAGTTACCCGATTTTTTACGTCCATTTCCTGATGAGTTTCAATACGAATTAAAATTGCTTAAAACCTCTCTAAAAAAATACATTGATAATATATTACTACTTAATCCTAGAAAGGAGCATTGGCTAGGTGAAGGACTTCAAATTTATTTTCTGGCAAAATATGTTGAAGAGAATTATCCAGATATGAAACTTTTAGGAACATTAGCAAATATTTGGGGAATCAGAGCTTTTCATGCTGCGGATTTAGATTTCAACTTTCAGTACTTTTTATATTCTATGGAGGTGGCTCGAAAAAATAGAGATCAGCCTTTAACAACATCAAAAGACTCACTCATAAAGTTTAATGCAAATATCGCTGGAAAATATAAGGCTGGTGTTGGTCTAAATTATTTAGATCAATTTGCTGATGATATGTCATTAAATGAAAGCATCAGGGAATTCCTTAATTCTAATAGCTTAAAATCCGTTAACATTTCAGATTTTGAATCCTTTATAAAATCAAAAACCAGTAAAGACATTAATTGGTTTTTTACAGATTACGTGAATACAAGAAAGAAAATTGATTTTAAGATAAAAGCCATAGAAACCACTGAAGATTCTATTAAAGTTACATTAAAAAATAAAAGAGAGAATAACATGCCTATATCTCTTTTTAAATTGGTGAATGATTCAGTAACAGATCAATTATGGATTGAGGATATTAAAGATACTAAAACCATAAGCTTACCAAAAGATAATACCGAAAAATTTGTATTGGACTACGATAATGTTGTTCCCGAATTTAACCAAAGGGATAATCATAAATCCGTAAATGGTTCATTCATTAACAACAAGCCTTTACAATTTAGACTTTTTAAAGATATAGAGGATCCTGACTATAATCAGATTTTCTTTATGCCACTCGTTGAGTTTAAAAACATTTATGACGGATTAACTTTAGGTACCAAAGTTTATAACAAAACCATTCTTAGAAAACGCCTTAATTACAGGTTTTCACCACAGTATGCTACTAAATCTAAATCTTTAACTGGCTCAGCATCTGTATTCTATACTCATAATATGGAAGATCAGAATCTATTTGATATTTCTTATGGTGTTTCTGCTAGCTACAGATCTTTTGCCGAAGACGCGTTCTTCACAAGAATACGACCTTCAGTTTCATTTACATTTAGAAATGACAATGATTTTAGATCGGATCAATTAGATCGTATCACAGCACGTTATGTGAGCATCCGTAGAGATATTGGTGAAAATGCTATTGTAGAAGTCGACGAGCCAGACTATGGTGTTTTTAACTTAAGGTATACGCATTCTAATCCTGGTATAATTAACTTTTCGCGTTTTGCAACAGACTTCCAGGTCGCAGATAACTTTAGCAAGCTTTCACTCAATTATGAATTCAGAAAATTGACTAAAAGCAATCGAAATATTAATTTTAGATTATTCGCTGGTGTGTTTTTAGATAATAATACGAACCCTAATTCAAACTACTTTAGTTTTGCTCTAGATCGTCCCACAGATTATTTATTCGATTTAAATTATTTAGGAAGATCTGAAGCCGCAGGTATTTTTAGTCAACAAATCATTATTACTGAAGGTGGTTTTAAATCTATGTTAGAAACTCCCTTTGCTAATCAATGGATGACTACAGGAAACTTTAGCACTTCTATTTGGAGATATATTCAATTCTACGGAGATGTTGGATTAGTAAAGAACAAATTTGATTCTGCAAATTTTGTTTACGATTCTGGAATTAGACTCAATTTAGTTGAAGACTATTTTGAAATCTATTTACCCTTATACTCTAACCGTGGATGGGAAGTCGCACAACCAAATTATGATGAACGCATACGCTTTATGTTTACGGTAGATCCGCAAGTGCTCTTAGGGCTTTTTAGAAGAAAGTGGTATTAA
- a CDS encoding DoxX family protein has translation MIHLKRILKFLIAPITQKHWSIDLAFAIPRFLCGLWLTAMFGADKFGMPWTADSQNLNLLEVAAWFPEDVATYGGVFALAPIFFAWMGAFSEAVGGLFLLLGLKTRIASFLIMCTMLVAIFMQKWNQGLWSMLPALGFLWVAIYNLLLGSGRFGIDYLISKKLNK, from the coding sequence ATGATACATTTAAAAAGAATACTAAAATTTTTAATTGCTCCGATTACTCAAAAACATTGGTCTATAGATTTAGCGTTTGCTATTCCAAGATTTTTATGTGGTCTTTGGTTAACTGCAATGTTTGGAGCAGACAAGTTTGGAATGCCATGGACAGCCGATAGCCAAAACTTGAATCTATTAGAAGTAGCAGCTTGGTTTCCTGAAGATGTGGCCACTTATGGTGGTGTTTTTGCATTAGCACCAATATTCTTCGCATGGATGGGAGCATTTAGCGAAGCCGTTGGAGGTTTATTTCTATTACTCGGTCTAAAGACTCGAATCGCTTCATTCTTAATTATGTGTACCATGTTAGTGGCCATTTTTATGCAAAAATGGAATCAAGGATTATGGTCAATGTTACCAGCATTAGGATTTCTTTGGGTAGCTATCTACAATCTTTTATTAGGTTCTGGCAGATTCGGAATCGATTATCTCATCAGTAAAAAATTAAATAAATAA
- a CDS encoding helix-turn-helix domain-containing protein, protein MFPDFNRWSLPLLILVIQGLVFVVLLFSRYFKKKHLSDLFLGLILLLTCYAQICYTLGFLGWYNEFRTTKINYFLINIGVALAPLIFLYIKSITTSNFRFKTSYWWHFALAFVIIMYRFSIYTYDALQPGFNDTQNGILKIELDEAYIQSILSYIETPFMLLYLAFTFQLFYSYRKKIIQYFSNTYKLELNWILSFLILFSLSFLYGTIQDIIGSRFMDLGYQQRWWLNLFMAIITLYVGIKGYFTDTTKLNKLDFTFTPKTIGIPEDTNDFEEKSISNNDIDTVKYLMETDKAYLNPELNLSDLAQLAKMTRGQLSETINSGFNKNFNDFVNEYRVNAFKSMLKEDKHKQLSLLGIAQECGFNSKATFNRVFKKLTNYSPTEYLKSQLN, encoded by the coding sequence TTGTTTCCAGATTTTAATCGTTGGAGTTTACCTTTACTTATTCTTGTTATACAAGGATTAGTTTTTGTTGTTCTATTATTTTCACGATACTTCAAAAAAAAGCATCTTTCTGACTTATTTCTAGGCCTTATTCTACTCCTTACTTGTTATGCACAAATATGCTATACTTTAGGTTTTTTGGGCTGGTATAATGAGTTTAGAACTACTAAAATCAATTACTTTCTCATAAATATTGGAGTCGCATTGGCTCCATTGATTTTTCTTTACATTAAATCTATAACCACCTCAAATTTTAGATTTAAAACCTCATATTGGTGGCACTTTGCATTGGCATTTGTAATTATAATGTATCGTTTTAGTATATACACTTATGATGCTTTGCAACCAGGTTTTAATGACACTCAAAATGGTATTTTAAAGATTGAATTAGATGAAGCTTATATCCAATCTATACTAAGCTATATAGAAACACCATTTATGCTTCTATATCTCGCATTTACATTTCAATTATTCTATAGTTATAGAAAGAAGATCATTCAATATTTTTCTAATACATATAAGCTAGAGCTTAACTGGATTTTAAGCTTTCTAATATTGTTTAGTCTTTCATTTTTATATGGTACCATACAAGATATTATAGGATCTCGTTTTATGGATCTTGGGTACCAGCAACGTTGGTGGTTAAATTTATTTATGGCCATAATTACGCTCTATGTAGGTATTAAAGGCTATTTTACGGATACCACTAAGCTTAATAAGTTAGACTTTACATTTACGCCTAAAACTATAGGCATACCAGAAGACACAAATGATTTTGAAGAAAAATCTATTTCTAATAACGATATTGATACAGTTAAATATCTTATGGAAACTGATAAAGCCTATTTAAACCCAGAACTCAATCTATCTGATTTAGCTCAGCTTGCCAAAATGACTAGAGGGCAACTCTCAGAAACAATTAATTCTGGTTTTAATAAAAACTTTAATGACTTTGTTAATGAATACCGTGTGAATGCTTTTAAGAGTATGCTAAAAGAAGATAAGCACAAACAATTATCTCTACTTGGTATCGCACAAGAATGTGGCTTTAATAGTAAAGCAACATTTAATCGTGTGTTTAAAAAGCTAACAAACTACTCACCTACCGAATATTTAAAATCTCAATTAAATTAA
- a CDS encoding TIGR00730 family Rossman fold protein, whose product MRNEKNHKRWNEIKTNDSWAIFKIMGEFVNGYEKLSKIGPCVSIFGSARTKPDHKYYKLAVEVAQKIVDNGYGVITGGGPGIMEAGNKGAHIAGGTSVGLNIELPFEQHDNPYIDGDKSLDFDYFFVRKVMFVKYSQGFVVMPGGFGTLDELFEAITLIQTHKIETFPIILVGKEFWGGLMDWVKSTLLDAGNISAKDLDLIHLVDSGDEVIEILNAFYEKSGLSPNF is encoded by the coding sequence ATGAGAAATGAGAAAAACCATAAAAGGTGGAATGAAATTAAGACCAATGACTCTTGGGCGATTTTTAAAATCATGGGAGAGTTTGTTAACGGTTATGAGAAGTTAAGTAAAATAGGTCCTTGTGTTTCTATATTTGGATCTGCAAGAACAAAACCAGATCATAAATATTATAAACTTGCTGTAGAAGTCGCTCAGAAAATAGTTGATAATGGCTATGGAGTGATTACTGGTGGTGGACCAGGTATCATGGAAGCTGGTAATAAAGGTGCACATATTGCTGGAGGTACTTCCGTAGGTCTAAACATTGAATTGCCTTTTGAGCAACATGATAATCCCTATATAGATGGTGATAAGAGTTTAGACTTCGATTACTTCTTTGTGCGTAAAGTTATGTTTGTAAAATACTCGCAAGGCTTTGTGGTAATGCCAGGAGGTTTTGGAACTTTAGATGAATTGTTTGAAGCGATTACCTTAATACAAACCCACAAAATTGAAACGTTTCCAATAATTTTAGTTGGAAAAGAATTTTGGGGCGGATTAATGGATTGGGTTAAATCTACACTTCTTGATGCTGGTAATATTAGTGCTAAAGATTTAGATTTAATACATCTAGTAGATTCTGGAGACGAAGTCATAGAAATACTCAACGCCTTCTATGAAAAATCTGGATTAAGTCCTAACTTCTAA
- a CDS encoding GIN domain-containing protein, whose amino-acid sequence MKKYLVLVLFLAGITAIAQTKGNKVIETRNFNVDGLEHIKINFYAKVTIDQSAEENMSITTDTNLFDLIDTEVVDGVLHLNQKEWISPSQHAIITIGAPNLKRLESGTHDTTKIINVDNDELRVNAPLGHIIIEGKTKELRIGSELATIDASKIIADNAYINLWSWGKVTVNVTNLLWADVANDGKLIYLEKPKTLKTKTKKGGCIYGINDAKKVKNPEAVYINFKIKNNSSNRNHFEVVGPKQDGTKFGYGFPMMPFTTRKENWTVGTKVYKINRLGFRKLLITIKKEDKDRTVKLFN is encoded by the coding sequence ATGAAGAAATATTTAGTACTAGTGCTATTTCTTGCTGGGATAACAGCAATAGCACAAACAAAAGGAAATAAAGTAATTGAAACCCGAAACTTTAATGTTGATGGTTTAGAGCACATAAAAATCAATTTTTATGCAAAAGTTACAATCGATCAATCTGCTGAGGAAAACATGAGTATTACCACAGATACTAACCTATTTGACTTAATAGATACGGAAGTAGTAGATGGAGTATTACACCTCAACCAAAAAGAATGGATATCACCATCACAGCATGCAATAATCACAATAGGAGCACCCAATTTAAAACGTCTAGAGTCAGGAACGCATGACACAACAAAAATCATCAACGTAGATAACGACGAACTTAGGGTTAATGCACCTTTAGGACATATTATTATTGAAGGAAAAACCAAAGAATTAAGAATAGGGTCAGAATTAGCAACAATTGATGCTTCAAAAATCATAGCAGACAACGCTTATATAAATCTATGGAGCTGGGGAAAAGTTACTGTAAATGTAACCAATTTACTTTGGGCTGATGTAGCTAATGACGGTAAACTCATATATTTAGAAAAACCGAAAACCTTAAAGACAAAAACAAAAAAAGGTGGGTGTATTTATGGTATAAATGATGCGAAAAAAGTTAAAAACCCAGAAGCTGTTTATATCAATTTTAAGATTAAGAATAATTCGAGTAACCGCAATCATTTCGAAGTTGTTGGACCAAAACAAGATGGAACAAAATTTGGATATGGGTTTCCTATGATGCCATTTACAACTCGAAAAGAGAACTGGACAGTTGGCACTAAGGTTTACAAAATAAATAGATTAGGGTTCAGAAAATTACTAATCACTATTAAGAAAGAAGATAAGGATAGAACGGTAAAACTTTTCAATTGA
- a CDS encoding thiamine pyrophosphate-dependent enzyme — MKSNPNTKTEITFEDFKAEVLNDYKLAVTSRECSLLGRREVLTGKAKFGIFGDGKEIPQIAWAKAFENGDFRSGYYRDQTFMMAIGELTIEQFFAGLYANTDLKEEPMSAGRQMGGHFTTHSLDENGHWKNLTQQKNSSSDISPTAAQMPRLLGLAQASKVYRHVDGIDTSNFSVKGNEIAWGTIGNASTSEGLFFETINAAGVLQVPMVISIWDDEYGISVHAKHQTTKENISEILKGFQRNKDEKGYEIFRVNGWNYPELIDTYQRAAQVSRKEHIPVMIHVQELTQPQGHSTSGSHERYKDSERLAWEAEYDCNLQMRNWMISNNIATDDELTEIDRGIKKAVRDGKKAAWNSFIEPIISERNEAISLLDQLASSSPNGVFITKLRNDLTDIDEPLRRDILSATRKALRYVVSEESTIKITLQNWINSYLETIQPKYSSHLHSESSLSVLNQSEVIPTYDEDVKEVDGRVVLRENFDAIFKNYPEALIFGEDAGYIGDVNQGLEGLQEKYGELRVSDTGIREATIIGQGIGMAMRGLRPIAEIQYLDYVMYALQIMSDDLATVHYRTKGRQKAPLIVRTRGHRLEGIWHSGSQMGGILNLIRGIHVLVPRNMTKAAGFYNTLLESDEPALVVECLNGYRLKEKLPNNIGEFRTPIGVVETVREGDDITLVSYGSTLRLVEQAAKELQTVGIDAEIIDVQSLLPFDLNHDIVKSISKTNRVMVIDEDIEGGASAYILNEIINKQNGFQYLDSQPKTLAAKPHRPAYGTDGDYFSKPSTEDIFEAIYEVMHELSPIDFPKLR, encoded by the coding sequence ATGAAGTCCAACCCTAACACCAAAACTGAAATTACATTTGAAGATTTTAAAGCTGAAGTTTTAAACGACTATAAACTTGCAGTTACAAGTCGCGAATGTAGTTTATTAGGTCGCAGGGAAGTTTTAACAGGAAAAGCTAAGTTTGGCATTTTTGGAGATGGGAAAGAAATTCCACAGATCGCTTGGGCAAAAGCTTTTGAAAATGGTGACTTTAGATCTGGTTATTACAGAGACCAGACATTTATGATGGCTATTGGCGAATTAACTATTGAGCAATTCTTTGCTGGTTTATATGCTAATACGGATTTAAAAGAAGAGCCCATGTCTGCTGGCCGCCAAATGGGAGGTCATTTTACAACGCATAGCCTAGATGAGAATGGGCATTGGAAAAACTTAACACAGCAAAAAAACTCTAGTTCTGACATTTCTCCTACTGCTGCACAAATGCCAAGATTATTAGGTTTAGCTCAAGCCTCTAAAGTTTATAGACATGTTGATGGAATTGACACTTCTAATTTTTCTGTAAAAGGAAATGAAATAGCTTGGGGAACAATAGGTAACGCTAGTACAAGTGAAGGCTTGTTTTTTGAAACAATTAATGCCGCTGGTGTTTTACAAGTCCCAATGGTTATAAGTATTTGGGATGATGAATATGGGATTTCAGTACACGCCAAACATCAAACCACAAAGGAAAATATATCTGAAATTTTAAAAGGGTTTCAACGTAATAAAGACGAAAAAGGTTACGAAATATTTAGAGTTAACGGCTGGAATTATCCAGAATTAATTGATACGTATCAACGCGCTGCTCAAGTTTCTAGAAAGGAACATATTCCTGTAATGATACATGTGCAAGAGTTAACTCAACCTCAAGGTCACTCTACTTCAGGGTCTCATGAGCGTTATAAAGATAGTGAGCGATTGGCTTGGGAAGCGGAATACGATTGTAATTTACAAATGCGTAATTGGATGATTAGCAATAATATTGCTACTGATGACGAACTTACTGAAATAGATAGAGGTATAAAGAAAGCCGTAAGAGATGGTAAAAAAGCAGCATGGAATTCATTTATAGAACCAATTATATCTGAACGTAATGAGGCAATAAGCCTTCTAGATCAATTAGCTTCTAGCAGTCCTAATGGTGTTTTTATAACCAAACTAAGAAATGATTTAACAGACATAGACGAGCCACTGCGTAGAGATATATTATCTGCAACTAGAAAAGCACTCCGCTATGTAGTATCAGAAGAATCAACGATTAAAATAACGCTTCAAAATTGGATTAACTCCTATTTAGAAACCATTCAACCAAAATATAGTTCTCACTTACATAGTGAATCGAGTTTAAGTGTTTTGAATCAATCTGAAGTTATACCAACATATGATGAAGATGTAAAGGAGGTCGATGGACGTGTTGTTTTAAGAGAAAATTTTGATGCTATATTCAAAAACTATCCTGAAGCTTTAATTTTTGGTGAAGATGCTGGTTACATTGGAGACGTTAATCAAGGGTTAGAAGGGCTTCAAGAAAAATATGGAGAACTCAGAGTTTCTGATACAGGCATTAGAGAAGCTACTATAATTGGTCAAGGTATAGGTATGGCAATGCGAGGCTTACGCCCTATTGCAGAAATTCAGTATTTAGATTATGTGATGTATGCGCTTCAAATAATGAGCGATGATTTAGCAACAGTTCATTACAGAACTAAAGGGAGGCAGAAAGCCCCTTTAATTGTAAGAACACGTGGTCATCGTTTAGAAGGGATTTGGCATTCTGGATCGCAAATGGGAGGTATTTTAAATCTTATACGAGGTATCCATGTATTAGTTCCAAGAAATATGACTAAAGCTGCCGGATTCTATAATACGTTATTAGAAAGTGACGAACCTGCATTAGTTGTAGAATGCTTGAATGGCTATAGATTAAAAGAAAAATTACCTAATAATATTGGTGAATTTAGAACACCTATTGGAGTCGTTGAAACAGTAAGAGAAGGAGATGACATTACCTTAGTGTCTTATGGATCTACCTTACGATTAGTAGAACAAGCTGCCAAAGAATTGCAGACTGTTGGTATTGATGCAGAAATTATTGATGTACAGTCCTTACTGCCTTTTGATTTAAATCACGACATCGTAAAAAGCATCTCTAAAACCAACCGCGTTATGGTTATTGATGAAGATATTGAAGGAGGAGCTTCAGCCTATATACTCAATGAAATCATTAACAAACAGAATGGGTTTCAGTATTTAGACAGTCAGCCAAAAACCTTAGCGGCTAAACCACATAGACCAGCTTATGGTACTGACGGTGATTATTTCTCAAAACCTTCGACTGAGGATATTTTTGAGGCTATTTATGAAGTTATGCACGAATTGAGCCCTATTGATTTTCCGAAATTGCGATAA